One Paraburkholderia kururiensis DNA window includes the following coding sequences:
- a CDS encoding DUF4148 domain-containing protein: protein MSRILAGLVFAAATLGAPVLSFAQSTGPVTRAEVRADLIRVEQAGYNPAHSHDVDYPADIQAAEAKIAAQSDQQLTMQAVGGVAQNGASESGMARHTAMHSSCVGPVSFCNVFFGS from the coding sequence ATGTCCAGGATTCTTGCCGGTCTCGTTTTCGCCGCTGCCACCCTTGGTGCGCCGGTTCTCAGTTTCGCCCAGTCGACCGGTCCCGTTACCCGGGCAGAAGTCCGTGCCGATCTCATTCGTGTCGAGCAGGCTGGCTACAACCCGGCTCATAGTCACGACGTCGACTACCCGGCCGATATCCAGGCGGCGGAAGCGAAGATCGCTGCGCAGAGCGATCAGCAATTGACCATGCAGGCCGTCGGCGGTGTCGCGCAGAACGGCGCCTCGGAATCGGGCATGGCGCGCCACACGGCGATGCATTCGAGCTGCGTCGGCCCGGTCAGCTTCTGCAACGTCTTCTTCGGTAGCTAA
- a CDS encoding aminotransferase class V-fold PLP-dependent enzyme — translation MPGLLPQVDREGLLEYSVVYTDRSINHMSRLFQGVMRDISGALKRVYNAKSVVVVPGSGTFGMEAVARQFATNRKCLVIRNGWFSFRWSQIFEMGGIPSESIVMKARPVEAGRQAAYAPAPVEEVVAAIRQHKPDLVFAPHVETASGMMLPDAYLRAVADAVHAVGGMFVLDCIASGAVWVDMQAAGVDVLISAPQKGWSASPCCALVMLGPLARERIETTTSTSFACDLRKWLQIMETYENGGHAYHATMPTDSLATLRNVIKETEAYGFAKVQAEQLELGARIRALLVGKEFRSVAAEGFQAPGVVVSYTDDDGIRTGKKFADVGLQVAAGVPLQCDEPEDFKTFRIGLFGLDKLHDVEGTVARFADALGRIV, via the coding sequence GTGCCAGGTTTACTTCCCCAGGTCGACCGCGAGGGTCTCCTCGAATATTCGGTCGTGTACACGGACCGCTCTATCAACCATATGTCGCGACTCTTCCAGGGCGTCATGCGCGACATATCCGGCGCACTGAAACGGGTCTACAACGCGAAGTCCGTCGTGGTGGTCCCGGGCAGCGGGACCTTCGGCATGGAAGCCGTGGCCCGGCAGTTCGCGACGAACAGGAAGTGTCTGGTGATCCGCAATGGCTGGTTCAGTTTCCGCTGGTCGCAGATCTTCGAGATGGGCGGCATCCCGTCCGAGTCGATCGTGATGAAGGCGCGCCCTGTCGAAGCGGGACGGCAGGCGGCCTACGCGCCTGCTCCTGTCGAGGAAGTGGTCGCGGCGATCAGGCAGCACAAGCCCGATCTGGTGTTCGCACCGCACGTCGAAACCGCGTCCGGAATGATGCTGCCCGATGCCTATCTGCGCGCCGTGGCCGACGCCGTGCATGCGGTCGGCGGCATGTTTGTGCTGGACTGCATCGCCTCGGGCGCGGTGTGGGTCGATATGCAAGCCGCAGGCGTGGACGTGCTGATTAGTGCACCGCAAAAAGGCTGGAGCGCGTCACCTTGCTGCGCGCTGGTCATGCTCGGTCCGCTCGCCCGCGAAAGAATCGAGACGACCACCAGCACCAGCTTCGCCTGCGATCTGCGCAAATGGCTGCAGATCATGGAGACCTACGAGAACGGCGGCCACGCGTATCACGCCACGATGCCCACGGATAGCCTCGCGACGCTGCGCAACGTCATCAAGGAAACGGAGGCATACGGTTTCGCCAAAGTGCAGGCCGAGCAACTGGAACTCGGCGCGCGCATCCGTGCGCTGCTGGTCGGAAAAGAGTTCAGAAGCGTAGCGGCCGAAGGCTTTCAGGCACCCGGCGTCGTGGTCAGCTACACCGACGACGACGGCATACGAACCGGCAAGAAATTCGCCGACGTCGGCTTGCAGGTGGCGGCCGGCGTTCCGCTGCAATGCGATGAGCCCGAAGACTTCAAGACCTTCCGCATCGGATTGTTCGGTCTCGACAAATTGCACGACGTCGAAGGAACCGTGGCGAGGTTCGCCGACGCGTTGGGCCGCATTGTGTGA
- a CDS encoding methyl-accepting chemotaxis protein → MQDRFVWLLAPVLGCAGALACLAFSSFSVSGAAVGAGLAIAGIVAGVWQRNADLRVLQQLSRYFDSQRAFSDELAPVWARHIEASRAQMEEAITALSGRFGDIASRLDTVLGVSTSGEGASGGNDVYASSELELQAVVQRLRAAVDSKAAMLAKVQGLHGFIDELRDMVEAIKLVTQQTNLLAINAAIEAAHAGDVGRGFATVAQEVRALSRRSSETGVSIAAKIDTIRDAIVSACNAAEQTAEHDTVAMSDSQNAIEQVLVRFREFTSSLESATELLRGESRSIKAEVYEALVQLQFQDRVSQIMQHVKANIERLPSVVDQHCAQYKAGEALPTLDAAELLDELERTYAMAEERALHRGNAQAQKHAPIQTQPVSSNSDITFF, encoded by the coding sequence ATGCAAGATAGATTTGTCTGGCTGCTCGCTCCCGTTCTGGGATGCGCCGGCGCGCTGGCTTGCCTCGCCTTTTCGTCGTTCAGTGTCAGCGGTGCGGCCGTCGGAGCAGGCCTCGCAATCGCCGGCATCGTGGCCGGCGTATGGCAGCGGAACGCCGACCTGCGCGTCCTGCAACAACTGTCGCGGTATTTCGACAGCCAGCGTGCGTTCAGCGACGAGCTTGCTCCCGTCTGGGCCCGGCACATCGAAGCGTCACGCGCGCAGATGGAAGAAGCCATTACCGCGCTGAGCGGTCGCTTCGGCGACATTGCTTCGCGACTCGACACCGTGCTCGGCGTTTCGACTAGCGGCGAAGGCGCCTCCGGCGGCAACGACGTTTACGCCTCCAGCGAACTCGAGTTGCAGGCCGTCGTGCAACGGCTGCGCGCCGCAGTGGACAGCAAGGCCGCAATGCTCGCCAAAGTGCAGGGGCTGCACGGCTTCATCGATGAACTGCGCGACATGGTGGAAGCCATCAAGCTCGTCACGCAACAGACCAACCTGCTCGCGATCAACGCGGCCATCGAGGCAGCGCATGCGGGCGACGTGGGGCGCGGATTCGCAACCGTCGCGCAGGAGGTGCGCGCGTTATCGCGCAGATCGAGCGAAACGGGCGTGAGCATCGCGGCCAAGATCGACACGATCCGCGACGCGATCGTCTCCGCATGTAACGCCGCCGAGCAGACGGCGGAGCACGACACCGTCGCCATGTCCGACTCTCAAAACGCCATCGAGCAGGTGCTGGTTCGCTTTCGCGAGTTCACTTCGTCCCTCGAATCGGCCACCGAACTGCTGCGCGGCGAGAGTCGCAGCATCAAGGCAGAGGTATACGAAGCACTGGTCCAGTTGCAGTTTCAGGACCGCGTGAGTCAGATCATGCAGCACGTGAAGGCCAACATCGAACGCCTGCCCTCCGTCGTCGACCAACACTGCGCGCAATACAAAGCCGGCGAGGCCCTGCCGACGCTCGATGCGGCGGAATTGCTCGACGAACTCGAGCGCACCTATGCCATGGCCGAAGAACGCGCGCTGCATCGGGGCAACGCCCAGGCTCAAAAACACGCGCCGATCCAAACGCAACCAGTTAGTTCGAACTCCGACATTACTTTCTTTTGA
- a CDS encoding response regulator, which yields MAKTIMIVDDSASVRQVVGIALRGAGYQVIEGCDGKDALAKLQGQKVHLMISDLNMPNMDGIAFIKAVKQMPAYKFTPIVMLTTESQDAKKREGQLAGAKAWVVKPFQPPQLLAAVEKLVLP from the coding sequence ATGGCTAAGACCATCATGATCGTCGACGATTCCGCGTCGGTGCGCCAAGTCGTCGGCATTGCACTGCGGGGCGCGGGCTACCAGGTCATCGAGGGATGCGACGGCAAAGATGCGCTGGCGAAACTGCAAGGGCAGAAGGTTCATCTGATGATCAGCGACCTGAACATGCCGAACATGGACGGCATCGCGTTCATCAAGGCAGTCAAGCAGATGCCCGCCTACAAGTTCACGCCGATCGTCATGCTGACCACGGAAAGCCAGGACGCGAAAAAGCGCGAGGGCCAGCTGGCCGGCGCCAAGGCGTGGGTCGTCAAACCGTTCCAGCCGCCGCAACTGCTCGCCGCCGTCGAAAAGCTGGTGTTGCCTTGA
- a CDS encoding STAS domain-containing protein gives MNAAYTAPIELPMTIYHAAELKEFMLDVLERGPCVHFDLSAVPEIDCAGVQLLVAARRRAAERQQACEFVGANDAVLATLALLGVAQTLTQAQPSVDTLSALQEPAL, from the coding sequence ATGAATGCCGCCTATACCGCGCCGATCGAATTGCCGATGACGATCTATCACGCCGCGGAACTCAAGGAATTCATGCTGGACGTGCTGGAGCGCGGCCCCTGCGTGCACTTCGACCTGTCGGCCGTGCCGGAGATCGACTGCGCCGGTGTGCAACTGCTCGTCGCCGCGCGACGCCGTGCAGCAGAGCGTCAGCAGGCCTGCGAATTCGTCGGTGCGAACGATGCCGTGCTGGCGACGCTCGCGCTGCTCGGTGTGGCCCAGACGTTGACGCAGGCGCAGCCGTCGGTCGACACGCTTTCGGCGCTTCAGGAGCCAGCCTTATGA
- a CDS encoding chemotaxis protein CheA, translating into MNMDDALQTFVVESRELLGLMENGLLSMRESADPSDEINAVFRAAHTIKGSSGLFGIDGIVAFTHVVESVLDRVRDNEIGVDESLISLLLACGDHIGLLVELTAETGNCTDEALLAQAQPLVDALGRYLEAPQHAMPTGSDAATDDRAAPTAAPSMQRWLISLQCGEPVLRNGMDPLSIILYLARLGEVTRVSANSNRVPSLDALDPEACFLGFEIELLSDAGRQAIEGAFEFIRDDCELKIRTDSDETAAPPIQSAAEAADDADPIAEPHSPEQGATVAAAAPARTSGTTRENKSADSRSIRIDADKLDHLIDLVGELITASASTELAARKTQNTELRESAATLNGLIQRVRDSALQLRMVKIGATFNRFRRVVHDVAQELGKRIDLVVEGEDTELDKTVVEKIGDPLTHLVRNSMDHGIEPADIRRARGKPEQGTVTLNAFHDSGSIVIEVSDDGGGLDRTRILAKAVERGLVPQDATLSDDEVYALIFEPGFSTAERVTNLSGRGVGMDVVKRNITALRGSIGIQSRAGIGTTISVRLPLTLAIIDGFQVCVGDSIFILPLDAVEECVEFSASGMHDYTDLRGQVLPFIRLRERFELDGPVSARPNIVVVKHAGQRFGLLVDRLLGEAQTVIKPLSKVFGKVRGVSGSTILGSGEVALILDIADLMAMAGPTGSNSGSAALAIC; encoded by the coding sequence ATGAATATGGACGACGCACTGCAGACTTTCGTCGTCGAAAGTCGCGAGTTGCTCGGGCTGATGGAAAACGGCCTGCTCAGCATGCGCGAAAGCGCTGATCCGAGCGATGAAATCAACGCCGTTTTCCGTGCAGCGCATACGATCAAGGGGTCATCGGGACTCTTCGGTATCGACGGCATCGTGGCGTTCACGCACGTGGTCGAAAGCGTGCTCGACCGCGTGCGCGACAACGAGATCGGCGTCGACGAATCGCTGATCTCGCTGCTGCTCGCATGCGGCGACCACATCGGCCTGCTCGTCGAGCTCACGGCGGAAACCGGAAATTGCACAGACGAGGCCCTGCTTGCGCAGGCACAGCCGTTGGTGGATGCGCTGGGCCGCTATCTCGAGGCGCCGCAACACGCGATGCCAACCGGTTCCGATGCCGCAACGGACGACCGTGCCGCACCCACCGCAGCGCCATCGATGCAACGGTGGCTGATCTCTCTGCAATGCGGCGAACCGGTGTTGCGCAACGGAATGGACCCGCTCTCCATCATTCTTTATCTTGCGCGGCTTGGCGAGGTGACACGGGTGAGCGCGAACAGCAACCGTGTGCCTTCGCTCGATGCACTCGATCCCGAAGCCTGCTTTCTCGGGTTCGAAATCGAACTGCTCAGCGACGCGGGCAGGCAGGCTATCGAAGGCGCTTTCGAATTCATTCGCGACGACTGCGAGCTGAAAATCCGCACCGATAGCGACGAAACCGCGGCACCGCCGATACAGTCCGCCGCCGAAGCCGCAGACGATGCCGATCCGATTGCGGAGCCTCACTCGCCCGAGCAAGGCGCAACGGTTGCCGCCGCAGCGCCGGCCCGCACGAGCGGCACCACGCGCGAGAACAAATCCGCCGATTCGCGCTCGATTCGCATCGACGCCGACAAGCTCGACCATCTGATCGATCTGGTCGGCGAACTCATCACGGCCTCGGCCAGCACGGAGCTTGCCGCGCGCAAGACGCAGAACACGGAGCTGCGCGAATCCGCCGCAACGCTCAACGGTCTGATCCAGAGGGTGAGGGACAGCGCCCTGCAACTGCGCATGGTCAAAATCGGCGCGACGTTCAATCGCTTTCGCCGTGTCGTGCATGACGTCGCGCAGGAACTCGGCAAGCGCATCGACCTCGTCGTCGAAGGCGAAGACACCGAACTCGACAAGACGGTGGTGGAGAAGATCGGCGATCCGCTGACGCACCTCGTTCGCAATTCGATGGACCACGGCATAGAGCCTGCGGACATTCGCCGCGCGCGCGGCAAGCCGGAACAGGGCACGGTGACGCTGAACGCCTTCCATGACTCGGGCTCTATCGTGATCGAGGTGAGCGACGACGGCGGCGGGCTCGACCGCACCCGCATCCTTGCAAAGGCGGTGGAGCGCGGGCTGGTGCCCCAGGACGCGACGCTTTCCGACGACGAAGTCTATGCGCTCATTTTCGAGCCGGGCTTTTCGACGGCCGAACGCGTCACGAACCTGTCGGGCCGCGGTGTGGGAATGGATGTGGTGAAGCGCAACATCACCGCACTGCGCGGCAGCATCGGCATCCAGAGCCGCGCGGGCATCGGCACCACGATCTCGGTGAGATTGCCGCTCACGCTCGCCATCATCGACGGCTTTCAGGTCTGCGTGGGCGATTCCATCTTCATCCTGCCGCTCGACGCCGTCGAAGAGTGCGTCGAATTTTCGGCGAGCGGCATGCACGACTACACGGATCTGCGCGGCCAGGTGCTGCCGTTCATCCGGCTGCGCGAGCGTTTCGAACTGGATGGGCCGGTAAGCGCACGCCCGAACATCGTTGTCGTCAAGCATGCCGGCCAACGTTTCGGTCTGCTTGTCGATCGCCTGCTTGGTGAAGCGCAGACTGTCATCAAGCCTCTTTCGAAAGTGTTCGGCAAGGTTCGCGGTGTGAGCGGCTCGACGATTCTCGGGAGTGGCGAAGTCGCCCTGATTCTCGACATCGCCGATTTGATGGCCATGGCCGGACCCACGGGTTCGAACTCCGGGAGCGCGGCTCTCGCAATCTGCTAG
- a CDS encoding CheR family methyltransferase, translating into MEAITDSEFRQFQAFIFDAAGISLAPAKKALVSGRLAKRLRACQLESYGDYFALVSSDAHRAERQIAIDLLTTNETYFFREPKHFDFLGTVASDARAPVFRTWSAACSSGEEAYSIAMVLADRLGGRSFEVVGTDISTRMLQAAQRAHYPDIRARQMPADYRKRFCLRGTGVQEGTLLVDRSLRQHVRFAQANLVAPLPDFGRFDVVFLRNVMIYFDAATKREVVQRVVSLLRPDGYLCIGHSESLHDLGIDLIPVAPSIFRKPGRAGH; encoded by the coding sequence ATGGAAGCCATCACCGATTCCGAGTTCAGGCAATTTCAGGCCTTCATTTTCGACGCGGCGGGAATCAGTCTCGCGCCGGCGAAGAAGGCGCTCGTCAGCGGCCGGCTGGCCAAGCGCCTGCGCGCATGCCAGCTGGAAAGCTACGGCGACTACTTTGCGCTGGTGTCCAGCGACGCGCATCGCGCCGAGCGGCAGATCGCCATCGATTTGCTGACCACCAACGAAACGTATTTCTTTAGGGAGCCGAAACACTTCGACTTCCTGGGCACGGTCGCTTCCGACGCCCGCGCACCGGTGTTCCGCACCTGGAGCGCGGCCTGCTCCAGCGGTGAGGAGGCGTACAGCATCGCCATGGTGCTGGCCGATCGCCTCGGAGGACGGTCTTTCGAAGTCGTCGGCACAGATATCAGCACGCGCATGTTGCAGGCCGCGCAGCGCGCCCACTACCCCGACATTCGCGCGCGCCAGATGCCGGCCGATTACCGGAAACGGTTTTGCCTGCGCGGCACGGGTGTGCAGGAAGGAACGCTGCTCGTCGACCGCTCGCTGCGCCAGCACGTGCGTTTCGCGCAGGCCAATCTGGTCGCGCCGCTGCCCGACTTCGGGCGCTTCGATGTGGTGTTCCTGCGCAACGTCATGATCTACTTCGACGCGGCGACGAAACGCGAGGTCGTTCAGCGCGTCGTGTCGCTATTGCGTCCCGATGGATATCTCTGCATCGGGCACTCGGAAAGCCTGCACGATCTCGGCATCGACCTGATCCCGGTCGCGCCGTCGATCTTTCGCAAACCCGGCCGTGCCGGGCATTGA
- a CDS encoding protein-glutamate methylesterase/protein-glutamine glutaminase: MARIRVLIVDDSAVVRQVVSGMLTAAGIDVMDAVADPIAAMSRLAHGWPDVILLDVEMPRMDGITFLKKIMAERPTPVVICSTLTEKGARTTIDAMAAGAVSVVAKPRLGLKQFLLEAADELTTTIRAAARVNAARLARRHPVVVPVPKHTADAVLPPGMPGALSQMTERIVAIGTSTGGTQALEVVLTALPRVSPGIVVVQHMPEKFTAAFAERLNRLCEIEVKEAEPNDRVAQGRALIAPGGKHLAVRRSGAQHFVDVIDGPLVNRHRPSVDVLFRSVARSAGRNALGIIMTGMGDDGAAGLAEMHAAGARTLAQDEESCVVFGMPREAIKRGGVDKVVPLSAISQEIALVQAHRS; the protein is encoded by the coding sequence ATGGCTCGAATCCGTGTATTGATCGTGGACGACTCCGCAGTCGTCAGACAGGTGGTGTCCGGCATGCTGACAGCAGCCGGCATCGACGTAATGGATGCGGTCGCGGACCCCATCGCGGCCATGAGCCGTCTCGCGCACGGCTGGCCCGACGTGATTCTGCTCGACGTCGAGATGCCGCGCATGGACGGCATCACGTTCCTAAAAAAAATCATGGCGGAACGGCCCACGCCCGTCGTCATCTGTTCCACGCTCACCGAAAAAGGCGCGCGCACGACCATCGACGCGATGGCGGCGGGCGCCGTGTCCGTGGTCGCCAAGCCGCGGCTCGGGCTCAAGCAGTTTCTGCTGGAAGCGGCCGACGAACTGACCACGACGATTCGCGCCGCAGCGCGCGTGAATGCGGCGCGGCTCGCCCGCCGGCATCCCGTGGTCGTGCCGGTGCCTAAACACACCGCCGATGCGGTGCTGCCGCCGGGCATGCCCGGGGCACTCTCGCAGATGACCGAACGCATCGTGGCAATCGGCACGTCGACGGGCGGCACGCAGGCGCTCGAAGTCGTATTGACGGCGCTACCGCGCGTCTCTCCTGGCATCGTGGTCGTGCAGCACATGCCCGAAAAATTTACGGCCGCGTTTGCCGAGCGGCTCAATCGCCTTTGCGAGATCGAGGTCAAGGAAGCCGAGCCCAACGATCGCGTGGCGCAGGGGCGCGCGCTGATCGCGCCCGGCGGCAAGCATCTGGCCGTGCGGCGCAGCGGCGCACAGCATTTCGTCGACGTTATCGACGGGCCGCTCGTCAATCGTCATCGCCCGTCGGTCGACGTGCTGTTTCGCTCGGTCGCGCGTAGCGCGGGCCGCAATGCGCTCGGCATCATCATGACGGGCATGGGCGACGACGGCGCGGCCGGGCTTGCCGAGATGCACGCCGCCGGCGCGCGTACGCTTGCGCAGGACGAGGAGAGCTGCGTCGTGTTCGGCATGCCTCGCGAGGCGATCAAACGCGGCGGCGTCGACAAGGTCGTACCGCTGTCCGCCATCAGTCAGGAAATCGCGCTGGTTCAGGCTCATCGGTCCTGA
- a CDS encoding chemotaxis protein CheW, protein MNQTLASGALRAHINAPETADIAEPAQVLTFMLAGEAFGIGILSIKEIISYTAMTTVPMMPAFARGVINLRGAVVPVMDLLARFGKPSSEVTKRTCIVIVEVQLEGERQDIGIVVDAVNEVLDIPASEIEPPPSFGSSIRTEFIQGMGKVRGKFVILLALQNMMSATDMAALQAVAETAH, encoded by the coding sequence ATGAACCAGACTCTCGCTTCCGGCGCATTGCGTGCGCACATCAACGCGCCCGAAACGGCGGACATCGCCGAGCCCGCCCAGGTGCTGACTTTCATGCTGGCCGGCGAAGCCTTCGGAATCGGCATTCTGTCGATCAAGGAAATCATCAGCTACACGGCGATGACGACGGTGCCGATGATGCCGGCGTTCGCGCGCGGCGTCATCAATCTGCGCGGCGCGGTGGTGCCGGTAATGGATCTGCTCGCGCGCTTCGGCAAGCCCTCGTCCGAAGTAACGAAGCGCACGTGCATCGTGATTGTCGAAGTACAACTGGAAGGCGAGCGGCAAGATATCGGCATCGTGGTGGATGCCGTGAACGAAGTGCTCGACATTCCGGCTTCGGAGATCGAGCCGCCGCCGTCGTTCGGCTCGTCCATTCGTACCGAGTTCATTCAGGGCATGGGCAAGGTACGCGGCAAATTTGTGATCCTGCTCGCGTTGCAGAACATGATGTCGGCAACCGACATGGCGGCGCTCCAGGCCGTTGCCGAAACCGCACATTGA
- a CDS encoding methyl-accepting chemotaxis protein — MLGNIKIGIRLIAAFLVVASASGIVGMVGISNASKLNELADHLYSNEVLGVSYIKEANIDLIYIGRARSNALLATTAEERAKFLDMMNKSFDLLKNNMEKARPLMTSEKGKQLLDDFSRTWEAYLRDQATLAPLISASKLADHDPALTAALAAVREKANVLDDTMTQLAQVKEAAAKQASEETFTLYEQSRSLMIGTIVAALALGALLGFVISRGVSKPLGQALDAANRLADGDLTVRIESKNRDEVGQLLRAMQNMITKLSSVVGEVNSGAEALAGAAEEVSATAQSLSQASSEQAAGVEETSASIEQMTASISQNTENAKVTDGMAQQAAKEATHSGEAVKATVTAMKQIAQKIGIIDDIAYQTNLLALNAAIEAARAGEHGKGFAVVAAEVRKLAERSQVAAQEIGTVAGSSVELAEKAGALLDSMVPNIKKTSELVQEITAASEEQSSGVGQINVAVSQLSQTTQQNASSSEELAATAEEMSSQSEQLRQAMTFFRLAAGGNTARAGDAGSTRTSAAHTRAHRAVKPAGGLALAPALAFASTEMPDESQFAKF, encoded by the coding sequence ATGCTCGGTAATATCAAGATAGGCATCCGCCTCATCGCCGCATTTCTCGTCGTCGCATCGGCCAGCGGTATCGTGGGCATGGTCGGCATCAGCAACGCCAGCAAGCTCAACGAACTGGCCGACCACCTGTACAGCAACGAAGTGCTCGGCGTGTCTTACATCAAGGAAGCCAATATCGACCTGATTTATATCGGGCGCGCTCGCTCCAATGCGCTGTTGGCCACCACGGCGGAAGAGCGTGCGAAGTTCCTCGACATGATGAACAAGTCTTTCGATTTGTTGAAAAACAACATGGAAAAGGCGCGCCCGCTCATGACCTCGGAAAAGGGCAAACAGTTGCTGGACGACTTTTCGCGAACCTGGGAAGCGTACCTCCGCGATCAGGCAACGCTCGCTCCGCTCATCAGTGCGAGCAAACTCGCCGACCACGATCCCGCGCTGACGGCCGCGCTGGCGGCGGTACGCGAAAAGGCCAACGTGCTCGACGACACGATGACCCAGCTCGCGCAGGTGAAAGAGGCCGCCGCGAAGCAGGCATCCGAGGAGACCTTCACGTTGTACGAGCAAAGCCGCTCGCTGATGATCGGCACCATTGTGGCTGCTTTGGCTCTGGGCGCGCTGCTCGGCTTCGTCATTAGTCGCGGTGTAAGCAAGCCGCTAGGGCAGGCGCTGGACGCCGCCAACCGGCTCGCCGACGGCGACCTTACGGTTCGCATCGAATCGAAGAACCGGGACGAGGTGGGGCAACTGCTGCGCGCGATGCAAAACATGATTACGAAGCTCTCCAGCGTGGTGGGTGAAGTCAATAGCGGCGCCGAAGCGCTTGCGGGTGCGGCCGAGGAAGTCAGCGCGACTGCGCAATCGTTGAGCCAGGCGTCCAGCGAACAGGCGGCCGGCGTCGAAGAGACCAGTGCGTCCATCGAGCAGATGACGGCGTCGATCTCGCAGAACACCGAGAACGCGAAAGTGACCGACGGCATGGCGCAGCAGGCCGCGAAAGAAGCCACTCACAGCGGCGAAGCGGTTAAAGCCACCGTCACGGCCATGAAACAGATTGCGCAGAAGATCGGCATCATCGACGACATCGCTTACCAGACCAATCTACTGGCGCTGAATGCGGCCATCGAGGCGGCACGCGCGGGCGAACACGGCAAGGGCTTCGCCGTGGTGGCCGCCGAGGTGCGCAAGCTCGCCGAGCGCAGCCAGGTGGCGGCGCAGGAAATCGGCACCGTGGCGGGCTCCAGCGTCGAGCTGGCCGAGAAGGCCGGCGCGCTGCTCGATTCGATGGTGCCCAACATCAAGAAGACGTCGGAACTGGTGCAGGAAATTACGGCCGCGTCCGAAGAGCAGTCGTCGGGCGTCGGGCAGATCAACGTGGCGGTCAGTCAGTTGAGCCAGACGACGCAACAGAATGCCTCCAGCTCCGAGGAACTGGCGGCAACCGCCGAAGAGATGAGCAGCCAGTCCGAGCAACTGCGGCAAGCCATGACCTTCTTCCGCCTTGCAGCGGGCGGCAACACGGCGCGCGCGGGCGACGCCGGCAGCACGCGTACCTCGGCTGCACATACGCGCGCGCATCGTGCGGTGAAGCCGGCCGGCGGCCTGGCATTGGCGCCGGCGCTCGCATTCGCCAGCACCGAGATGCCCGACGAATCGCAATTCGCGAAATTCTGA
- a CDS encoding protein phosphatase CheZ, translating into MNPSIEIHMQGTTDAQATERTLSRVGQLTRVLHDSLRELGLDKRLLLAAEVVPEARDGLRYVASVFEQRADCTLNATDSARLLQDELEKLACDLDARWTQWYAAPGEREKTRHLLNDTKAFLSKASDTASTTNTQLLTVLMAQDFQDLGGQVIRRVLDIILVIERELLAVLLESVAPEKLEHLAASQAAQITTEGEPVQSPARPALEKLDDSEVDDLLASLGF; encoded by the coding sequence ATGAACCCGTCAATAGAGATTCATATGCAAGGTACTACGGACGCTCAAGCGACCGAACGAACGCTTTCCCGCGTGGGACAGCTGACCCGGGTACTGCACGATTCCCTGCGCGAACTCGGTCTCGACAAACGCCTCCTGCTGGCCGCGGAAGTGGTGCCCGAAGCCCGTGACGGTCTTCGATATGTGGCATCTGTTTTCGAGCAGCGTGCCGATTGCACGCTGAATGCGACCGACTCGGCCCGACTGCTTCAGGATGAACTCGAAAAACTGGCGTGCGATCTGGACGCCCGGTGGACGCAGTGGTACGCGGCGCCGGGTGAACGCGAGAAGACGCGTCATCTCCTGAACGACACGAAGGCATTCCTCTCGAAGGCGTCGGACACCGCGAGTACGACCAACACCCAATTGCTCACGGTGCTCATGGCGCAGGACTTCCAGGATCTGGGCGGACAAGTGATCCGCCGAGTCCTCGACATCATTCTCGTGATCGAAAGGGAACTGCTTGCCGTGCTGCTGGAAAGTGTCGCGCCTGAAAAGCTCGAGCACCTCGCTGCGTCGCAGGCGGCCCAGATCACGACGGAAGGCGAACCCGTTCAATCACCCGCACGCCCTGCATTGGAGAAACTGGACGACTCCGAGGTCGACGACCTGCTTGCCAGCCTCGGGTTCTGA